The DNA segment GGCCGCTGTCAGGGATGACGAGCGGCCGTTTTTGTTTGTGATTCGTTGATGGGTCTGATGCCTTGGATCCTGATTCAGCTTTGATCGCGCGAGACCATAAACTCTGAGCTGCAATTCTCTGCCTCAAACCATTCGTCCCAGGTTAATGGCGTGGAGGGGCTGCGAGTATCGGTTCGAAGTGCCTCTGAGTCGTTTGTATCCAGCCACTGCTCGTCCCCGCATGAGTCTGTCTTGTTCACCTGACCTCCTTGTGTTGAATGTGCATGAAGGTCAGGCACAAAAGGATTTATTCGGCTTTGGGCTCGCTGTCTTCCACCGACTTGCCATAAGCATCCAGCGCCACCCCGAAATCGGTGATGAACTGCGGTTCGCTCAGCCAGGCCTGGGCCTCTTCGATCGTCATGCCGTCGGCCCACATGCGGTAGTCGATCAGCATGTCGGCGGCCAGGTGGGTGGCGGCCATGCCTTCGTTGTCGGCGTTTTCCATGTCCAGCAGTTCAGGATGGTCGACGATGATGAAGGCCAGCTCGCGCAGCAGTGTCAGCAGCATCTCGTTGCGGTTGACGGCTTCGGCGTCGCGCATTTTGCTGAACATCGCCAAGGTGTATTCCGGGATCGGCTCGGCGAGGTGGCCGAGGTCTTCGTCCTGATCCAGCGGCTTACGACCGACCATGCGGATTTGCCTGGCTTTGGCCTTGGCGCGTTTGGCGCGTTTCTGTTGCTTGTTCAGGGATGCCATGGGAACTCAGTTCTTCTGTTGGGTTTGTGCGGCGATCGCGTCGGACGCGGCCACATAGTCGGCCTGGAAGGCCGGGGACTCGATCCACGCCAGCGCGCCGGCCTCGTCGGTTTCCTGCGACCACTGGCGATACTCGATCAGCGCGGCGAGGATGAAATCCATCGCGCCTTCTTCGCCTTCCTGCTCATAGACCAGTTCCAGCAATGGGTCTTCGAGGAATGCGCTGCACATCGCTTGCTGGCTGATCTTCTCGGCGTCGATCATCTTCTTGAACAGCTCGGTGAGGTCCACCGATTCGAAGTCGATGCGGTCGTCGTTCGGGTCCAGTTCGACCGGCGCCTCGGCGCGTTTGGTGCGGTTCTGCCTGGCCTTGGTCTTGGCCCGGGCGGCGCGTTTTTGCTGCTTGTTGGCGGAGGCCATGATGTGTTCCGTCGTGCGTTGGGAAGGGCTCAGCTGCGCGGGACTTGCCGGCCGGGTGTGTCAGGGGCCAGTGCGCCGGTCTGCAGCCAGGTCAGAGCGATGGGCCATAGTGTGGCTTGGTATGCGCTGCGAAAAAAGGCGAAATGTCCGACTTGTTGTTCGCCAATGTTCCGCGGCTCGATACGCAGGTGAATTTTTGCCGCGTTGCTGAAGTAGTCGAGCAGGCGTTCGATGGCCGGGATCGTGCCGTAAGGGTCGTCGCTGATGCTGATGGCCAGAGTTTGTGCATGGACGTTGGCGAAGGGTAGGGCACCCGTCTTCCGCAACAGAGCGCGACCGCTTGGGCGCTGTTCGAAACGCGCGGCAGGCGTGCTCCAGTCGCGTACAACGCCTGTTGGCGTGTCTTCCAGCCAGCCGAGGCGCTTGCCGGGGAAATAGCCGCAGAGCTGCGTCAGCAAAGGCATGACCACATGCCATTTGCCGAACATGCGCCAGCGCTGTTCGGGAGCGTAGTCGCGCCAGTACGCGAACTGCGCGCCGACGGTGACCAGCCGTCGGATGACGCTCCCGGATTCGGCCAGCCCCGCCGCGCAACCGCCGAAACTGTGGCCGACCACATCGATCGGCTGCCCCGGGAACTCCCGTTGCGCACGTTCGAGCATCGCCTGGAAATCCAGCGCGCCCCAATCGGTCCACGAGGCGCGCAGCCCTTTTATCGATTCGCTGCGTGATTCACCGATGCCGCGATAGTCGTAAGTCATCACGTCGAAACCATGGCTGAACAGATACGCCGCGAATCGTGAATAGTGACGGCAGCGTACGGACGTGGCGGCGTTGATGATGACCACCGGGCGTTGCGAGTCGGGCGAAGTGTAGCGCCAGGTGAAACCGCCGAGCGGATAACCGTCGGCGGCGGTTTCCTTGAAAGGTTCACCTACGGTTGCAGTGACAACCGCTTGGCTCGACTCAGAGTTCTGTT comes from the Pseudomonas granadensis genome and includes:
- a CDS encoding alpha/beta hydrolase family protein, which codes for MSCQHTSEQNSESSQAVVTATVGEPFKETAADGYPLGGFTWRYTSPDSQRPVVIINAATSVRCRHYSRFAAYLFSHGFDVMTYDYRGIGESRSESIKGLRASWTDWGALDFQAMLERAQREFPGQPIDVVGHSFGGCAAGLAESGSVIRRLVTVGAQFAYWRDYAPEQRWRMFGKWHVVMPLLTQLCGYFPGKRLGWLEDTPTGVVRDWSTPAARFEQRPSGRALLRKTGALPFANVHAQTLAISISDDPYGTIPAIERLLDYFSNAAKIHLRIEPRNIGEQQVGHFAFFRSAYQATLWPIALTWLQTGALAPDTPGRQVPRS